From Cryomorphaceae bacterium 1068:
CGACAAAATATACCGACAGGCCGTTACTGCAGCCGGAACGGGATGCATGGGTGCTCTTGATGCCGAAAGGTATTTGGCGGAAGCAGGGCTGCACTAGACAACTAACAGGACAATAAAAAGAAAAGCCTCCCCATAGCAAGGGAGGCTTTCTCATTCATAGCCCTAAAAAAACTTTAGGATTAGCTATAAACAATACGATTCAAAAGGTAAATAGTTGCCAATTAGCCTTGGTATTTTATTCTTAAAATACAAGGCTTCAAACTTTCCACCCTTTGGGCTGTACTGCTGTAATAAAGTCTGTTTCTAGTTGGTAATTTGATGTCGTAAGTCGTACCAAACTCAATAAATTCTTTGACTTTAACGACTCCCTGAGAAAGCTTTCCTTCATCTGACTCAATCATGATGCCCTTCAACTCTCCATACTCCGAAAATAAAGGGGCGCCAGGGAACAATGCATCTCCACCTACCCACATAGTCTCCAATTCAGAAAATTGTGTTGTGGCCTCTCCAAATAGAAGTTTCCCATCGGAATATCCCAAAGAAATCAGTTCATCTCCCACTTCTGCAGCTTTTGGAGAAAAACGAAAAGGGACTGAAGTGCGCAAAACCGAATCGACCAATAGTAGCGCTAGTCCTGTTTTTTTGTCAATTGACACTACCTCTGCAGAACCATTATGAGAGAGCTCATTACTTACACTGATCATATCACCCTTACTTAAATCCTCAGCAGTGGTGAGAGCAAATCCATCTTCGTTTATGATGAATGCACTTTTCTCTTTCCATTCAAGAACAGGAACTTGCACCGTATCTACTTTCATAGTATCCACGACTATTTCGGGCTTTGCTACCTCTTTGTTACTTGCGTAATTGTAAAGTCCGAAAGAGGTAAGTACGGAGACTACAACAGCAACCAGCGCTGTAAAAGAAATGAGTTGTAATGGTTTCATTTTGATCTTTTTTGGATTGTCCTCCATCTTCTTCAAGTTACTCGCATCATCAGGCAGCAAGCGATCCCTGAATTCTCTTAAGATGGTCGTTCGCTCTTTGGAACTGACATGGTTCTTTACCGTCGCCACTACTCTGGAGGTCATAGCCAGACAAACATCCATTTCAGGTCCTTTAGGCTTCTCCGTACTTTCAGGAGCTATCACGTAATTTAAGCACTTTGCAAAATCTTCACTTTTGATATCAAAAGCTTTATTCTCAGTAAGCTCTACCAACTTCCTCAAGCATCCCGATAGGCGATTGATGGCTCTTTCTTCGACACTAAAACCCAATCGCGGACCAACTTCTTCGAAGGGCCTTCCCTCTCCGATCAATTCGAGCATCATGGTTCTACAAGGCTCACCAATTAATGCCAACTTCGAAGCAGCTTTTTCACTTCTTTCGTTCATTAAATCAATCTCGTGAAAAGCATGATCGAGGTCGTAATACTCTCGGCGATGCTGTACGAAATTCAAGTCCACATTACGTTTTTCGAGTTTTTTAAGCCAAATGATTCTGGAAAAAGAATAAATCAATCCGGAGGCCTTCTCAAGATATGTCTTTCCCTTGAGTTCGACAGAGCGAGTGTAGTAATAGAATGCTTCGATGTATACATCCCGAGCTTCCGAAAAGGAACCTTTATTTTCGGTAATGAAACGAAGAACAGGAAAATAGGAAGACTTAAACTGATCCTCTAGTGTTTTCCAATCTTCATCTGTGAAAGTGTACCATTTCTCTACGTTCATAGGGAGAAGTCAAATTTTCTCTAATTCTGAAACTAATGCACACGCGTATACGCCTGAATTGCAGATATGTTTCAAGAGCATATTTCAACAGAAGTTTGAAGGAACTTTTGGTGGAGAAAGACGTTAGAGATGCTTGTCGTAAGACTTTAACTGGAATTAACACTGCCATACCAACCCTAGAGGGCCTTTAAAGCGTTATCTTTAGGATTCGAAAGTATTTAATATGAAAAGACTCATCTTAGTCACCATTGCCGTTCTGGCTTTTACGGTATCAAAAGGCCAATCAGAAGAAAATCAACCCGAATTCAGAAAAGCTGCAGAGAAAATCACTGCGCTTCTTTTTCATTTGGAAAATAGCTACGTAGATAGTGTAGATCTTGATGATCTCGTGGATGACGCGATAAGGGAGGTTCTTGGAGAACTGGACCCACATAGCGTTTATATTCCTGCTGAAGATGTAGCTCGAGCGAATGAAGGGCTAGAAGGCAATTTTGAAGGAATCGGTATTCAATTCAATATTTTAAGAGATACAATTACGGTTGTTTCCCCTATTGCGGGAGGACCAAGTGAATCCCTAGGGATTATGGCCGGTGATAAAATCGTGAGTATTGATGGCGAAAACGTAGCGGGTATTGGCGTCACCAATAGCGATGTTACATCAAGCCTTCGCGGAACCAAAGGAACGGAAGTAACCGTCGGTATACGAAGAAGAGAAACAAATAAAGTGCTCATTTTTGACATAGTGCGGGACGAAATACCACTATACAGTCTCGATGCCTCATACATGGCTACGGATAAAATCGGCTACATCAAGATCAACCGTTTTTCGAAAACGACTATGGATGAGTTCCATGTAGCTCTCAAATCCTTAAAAGAACAAGGCATGAAAGACTTGGTGCTAGACTTACAAGGAAATGGTGGAGGTCTTTTGGAAACGAGTCGTCAATTGGCAGATGAGTTTATCAGCTCAAGTAAAATGATCGTCTACACAGAGGGAAGAAGTTATCCGAAAAGAGAAATGGTTGCTACTTCCAAAGGTGAATTTGAAGAAGGCAGACTCATAGTACTAACCAATGAAGGTTCAGCAAGTGCGTCTGAAATCGTTTCAGGAGCTGTCCAAGACTGGGACCGAGGCTTGATAGTTGGGCGAAGAACATTTGGTAAAGGATTGGTTCAACGACCTATTCCTCTTCCGGATGGCAGTTATATCAGGTTAACCACACAGAAATATTTTACTCCAAGCGGGCGCTGTATCCAAAAGCCTTATGATGATGGAATGGAAGCATATT
This genomic window contains:
- a CDS encoding serine protease, which gives rise to MNVEKWYTFTDEDWKTLEDQFKSSYFPVLRFITENKGSFSEARDVYIEAFYYYTRSVELKGKTYLEKASGLIYSFSRIIWLKKLEKRNVDLNFVQHRREYYDLDHAFHEIDLMNERSEKAASKLALIGEPCRTMMLELIGEGRPFEEVGPRLGFSVEERAINRLSGCLRKLVELTENKAFDIKSEDFAKCLNYVIAPESTEKPKGPEMDVCLAMTSRVVATVKNHVSSKERTTILREFRDRLLPDDASNLKKMEDNPKKIKMKPLQLISFTALVAVVVSVLTSFGLYNYASNKEVAKPEIVVDTMKVDTVQVPVLEWKEKSAFIINEDGFALTTAEDLSKGDMISVSNELSHNGSAEVVSIDKKTGLALLLVDSVLRTSVPFRFSPKAAEVGDELISLGYSDGKLLFGEATTQFSELETMWVGGDALFPGAPLFSEYGELKGIMIESDEGKLSQGVVKVKEFIEFGTTYDIKLPTRNRLYYSSTAQRVESLKPCILRIKYQG
- a CDS encoding S41 family peptidase → MKRLILVTIAVLAFTVSKGQSEENQPEFRKAAEKITALLFHLENSYVDSVDLDDLVDDAIREVLGELDPHSVYIPAEDVARANEGLEGNFEGIGIQFNILRDTITVVSPIAGGPSESLGIMAGDKIVSIDGENVAGIGVTNSDVTSSLRGTKGTEVTVGIRRRETNKVLIFDIVRDEIPLYSLDASYMATDKIGYIKINRFSKTTMDEFHVALKSLKEQGMKDLVLDLQGNGGGLLETSRQLADEFISSSKMIVYTEGRSYPKREMVATSKGEFEEGRLIVLTNEGSASASEIVSGAVQDWDRGLIVGRRTFGKGLVQRPIPLPDGSYIRLTTQKYFTPSGRCIQKPYDDGMEAYYREKFDRYENGELWSLDSLDFPDSLKYSTENGRVVYGGGGIVPDVFVPLDTMASSDLNNDLIRKGIMNSFAITYTNKQRKKLLKEFANVEAYIKGFDIDSAISDLKDYAAKEDEEIDWNEEDFARSKEMIAGRLKALIARNLWDFSAYYQVFNPYWNTYNKAIEILKENDYDEFKLADTRF